The sequence GTGCCCGATAATGCCATACCCACAGCCAGGCCTGCTGCACCTAAAATGGCAATAAACGAAGTCATTTGAACGCCCATCATTCCAATAACGGCAATCCATAACATTGCTTTTAAGCCAATTCCGATAAGGCTGTTCAGAAATCCTCGAAGTGAGGGGTCAACATCTTGTTTCTCAAATCGCTTACGCAAAGCACTTCTGATAATTGAGATAACCCACAAACCAATAATTAGGGTGATGATTGCCCCAACTAATTTGGGGCCATAAGACATTACTAAATCGTAAATCTTCTCCGATAAATTGTTTACTTCTTCCATTTGTTTGGTAATTTGAATTTTGTATAAGATACAAACTTTCATTTGAAATATTCAAATAAAAAAGGGACTCAATATGCTTGAATCCCTTTTTATCTCTAACTTTTAACGTCCTAATTACTGGAATAAACTAATTCTCCCCGTAAATACAGGAGCGTATCATTTACATTTGAAAAACTATTTAAGTTCTCATCTTTAATTCGAATATCGAAGATGCGTTCTAAATAGTGCGTAAAGATTGTCCAATCAATGTTGTCGAAATTCAGATCCTCATAAAACGAGGCGCTCAAACAAATGTTCTCTCTGGTAACACCTGTTTTGCGCAGCACCCTGTAGAGGTTTCTTCTCAACGACTTTTCTGTAACTGTTTCTGCTTCCATTATCAATGTTTAAAATTCGAACAAATGAATTTACGGGTCAAATATATAAAATTTCGATGAGTTCGTATTACTTATCGGCTATGAATCTGCATTATAACCCGCGTTTAACACTCTTATTGACATAAAGAACAGAATAAAGTTGCAGTTACTCTGGTATTTCGTGTTTGAGTTTACTATAAATTTTAAGATTTACGTAGCCTTTTTGATGGTGCTCGCCCTGGCGTTCAGTGCCTTCATAAATAAATCCAAGTTTTACGGGAATTTTCTCACTGGGCAAATTTTCTTCGGCTACTTTTATCTGTATACGATTCATTTTTTGTTTTTGAAAAGCAAATCGTATAAGCTTTTCAACACAAGCGATAATTATTCCTCTGCCTTGCATATTTTCTGCCAGCCAATATCCAAGTTCTGTTTTTCGGTTTACCCAATCAGTATCTTTAAAGCCTATTAATCCTGCAAATTCTTCGTTATGCCAAATGCTGTAAACCAGGTCGCCTTTATTATCTTTTCTTGTAATGCTTTCAATAAAAGCTTTTGTGTCTTCAACCTTGCTGGTGTAGTTTACAAACGGTAGCCACTTTTTCAGGAATTCGCGGTCGCGGTCGATAGTAAGGAATATTATTTCGGCCATCGAGGTATTAACTTGTTCGAGCCTGATTTTTGGATTTACCCTAATGTGTTCCATCTTTTAGTTTGTTTAGGTCAAAAAGAAATACCTGTTGATTAAAGGATTTACTTTCTTCGCATGAAACTAAAATACTATCGTTGTTTAAGAAACAAATCCCTTCGGTTTGAGCTCCGTCAATTCCATCAAGATAGATGGTTTGGCTGTCGCCTTCAAAAAAACGATCTTCGGGGAAGTTGGAAAATAGCCACATATAGGATCGGTAATTTTCATAACCAATCAGGGCCAGCGTTTTTTTATCGGGGCTAATGTCGGCTCCTGTTACCAAGCCTTTTACATCAAAAGTATCGGTTGGAGTTATTTCGTATTTGCCTTTTTGGGTTGGTAATTTATAGAGCCATGTAGTACGGTCGCGCCAGTTTTTACTAAAGAGATACAGCTTGTTGTTATAAGCTACCATGGCTTCGCAATCGTAAGGAGTAGCATTATCGAAAAAATGAAAGCTCTCCTGATTGGCGTATTGGAATTCAATTTCTTTTGTGTCAACTTTTTGCTCTTCTTTTTTCGAGATATCCTTTTTTTTAATCTTATAAATGCGCAAATTATTACGGTTACCCATGTTATTTCCAAAATCGCCAAGGAAAATATGTTTTTTGTTGTGTGTTATTGATTCCCAATCCCTGTTTTTAGCATCGTCAAGCTCAATTTCATATTTTATTTTACCCGATTTGCTAAAACCATATAGTTCATTTTTTCCGCCGCTGTCGTTAAATCCCCAAAAATGATCGTTAAAAATCATTAGTCCTGAAATCTCAATGAGTTTTCCTGCTACTTCCGGAATAAATTCTTCTGCTTGTAAACTTACAGTTGCAATGTTTTCCTTCTTTTCGGGGGCCGTGCATGAAAAAAAAACGAACATTAAAAGAAGGCAGGAGTGAATGTTTATCATCTTTTTATCTTTACAGAAATTTTAGAATTGGTAAAATAAGGAAATTAAAAACGAATGAAGAAACGAGCATGTAATAATTTTATAAAGCGGAAGATGATTATAGGCGAGTTACCTGAGTTGCAACTGAAAATAAACAATAATAAACGAATGAAATTAATTGTTTTAATATTAATTGCTTTTGTAGGAGCAGGAATATCGTGCAGTAATGCCAAACAGAAAGACGAAAACAGCCTAGTTCTGATAAAAACCGATTTCGGAGATATAAAAGTAAAGTTGTATGATGATACTCCGGAACACAAAAAGAATTTTTTGAAACTAGTAGATGAAGGTTATTACGAAGGATTGCTTTTTCATCGCGTAATTAAAAATTTCATGGTGCAGGGAGGAGATCCTGACTCAAAAGATGTAGCGCCGGGTCATCGTTTAGGAGGTGGTAATCCGGGTTATACCATACCGGCAGAAATTCTACCACAACATATTCATAAAAAAGGGGCTTTGGCAGCAGCGCGTCGGGGCGGTCCATCGAATCCTGAAAAACGATCAAGCGGTTCTCAATTTTATATTGTACATGGCGAACTTTTTACACCGGGCAAACTGGATACGATGGAAATGATGATGAACAGCCGGGCTAAAAATGATTTCTTGCAGGAAAAATTTGCCAAAGCAAAAGCAGAGTTAGATGAATTCAGAAAAAACAACGATCAGGATGGTTTTAATATTTTTGTTTCGGAGTTAAGGGAAAAAGCAGATAGTGCCTGGGCATATCAACCACAGTTTTCTTTTACCGAGGAACAACGTGAGCTTTACACTACAATTGGAGGTTATCCATCGCTGGATGGGGAATACACTGTTTTTGGCGAGGTTGTTGAGGGATTAGATGTTTTGGATAAGATTGCAGCCCTTGAAACCGATCAGTATGATCGTCCGAAAACGGATATAAAAATGGAGGTAGAACGTACAAAATAGTTTATGGTAAGAACCGGTTTAATAGTTGTTTTAATTTGTTTATTGGGAATTACGGTTAGCGGACAGTCGAGAATTGTGGAAATCTCTACCAACTATGGCGATATGCAATTCAGACTTTATGATGACACGCCAAAACACCGAAATGCTTTTATCGAACTGGCCAACCAGGGCTATTACGATGGGACATTATTTTACCGGGTTATTGAGAACTTTCTTATTCAGGGTGGTTCAAAAAGTTCAAGAAATGCTCCTCCGGGAAAACGAATTGGTTATGGTGATCCCGACAAAACGGTTGACGACGAAATTCTTCCGCACTATTTTCATAAAAAAGGATCGCTTTGTGCTCCGCGCCAGCCTGATGAAGTAAACCCGTTTAAACAGTCAGATATTTCGCAGTTTTTCGTTATAAAAGGAAGTGTGCATACCGAAGGCGAATTGGATACAATGGAAATGGCCGTGAATGTGCCCATCCGAAAAAAGATTGTTCAGAAATATATGACTCCGGAGGTTCGGGAGCAGTTAAAGCAATTGAAAGAGGAAAAAAAGGTGAAAGAATTTCGTGAACTTGCTAACGAGGTTAAAGCGAATATTGAAACCGATTACAGCTTAGAACCCGGTGTTTTGGAGTTCTCAGAAGCTCAGCGCGAAGCGTATACCACTGTTGGCGGATATCCGGAATTGGATGGAAAATATACCATTTTTGGCGAATGTATTTCGGGTTTCGATGTGATTGATAAAATTGCAGCCTTAAAAACCGACAGCAATAACCGACCGTACACTGATGTGAAAATAAAAGTCACGGTTATCAAGTAAATGAATGATGAATAAAAACGTCCTTTTCATACTTATTTTGGCCCTGCTTTTTAATGCTTGCGGGAACAACGAAAAAAAGCAGGCGGGAAAGGAATCGGAAACGGGGATAAAACAGGAAACCACAGCCGATAAAGAATTGGATATTTGGAATAGCTTGATGCCTTCCATCGCTAAAATCGATTCGTACGATGAAGACAGAATTTTGGAATCGGGGCAGGGCTTTTTTGTTGGAGAAGACCTTTTGGTTACTAAATATTCCCTGGTGAATCAGGCTACAAATGTTAAGGTGCAGCCATTCAACGAGGTAAAAAAATATACCGCACGCAGGTTTGTTGCTTTCGATCGTATTAACGATTTGATCGTGTTGAAAGTGGATAGTATCACGCGCAAACCTATCGAGTTGCAGAAAGACACATTACCCAATTTTGCCAAATCGATGTATGTAGCCCCTAAAACCGGGAAAACACTGCAACTTTTCACCGGGAAGGTTTTAAACCTTGCAAACATTAAGGGAACAAGATTATACCGCATTACAAACCGGATTCGGACCTCGCAATTTGGGGCGCCAATATTTGTGTCAACCGGCAAGGTAATCGGGGTGGCATATTCAGGAACGGTTAATTACGAAATGCAGAGTTTTGCAATACCGTCGGAATTTATTCTCGATATGTTGCAAAAAAAGTACGCAACGCCTCAGCCTCTGGAGCTGCTTAAAAATACATCGAACGAAAAAATCGCTGCCGAAAACCGAAAAATAAAAGGGCTGGTGCTGGAAACCGATGCCGGTAACATTACCATAAAATTATTTAACGAAACGCCCGAGTACCGCGATAATTTTATTCGACTGGCAAAAGAACATTATTTCGATAGTTTATTGATTCACCGCGTGATAAAAGATTTTGGCATTCAAAGCGGTGCTGCTGATACCCGTTACGCCGAGCCCGGAGCAAATGTGGGCTGGAAAGGGCCGGGGTACACCATTCCGGCGCATATTGTTCCGGGTTTATACCATAAACGCGGCATGATTGGATCGCCACGAAAACCGGATACAAAAAATCAACGCCGCCGATCTGATGGATCGCAGTTTTACATCGTTTCCGGGCGTAAATATTTCGATAAGGGACTGGACGAATTGGAAGAAGCCAATAATTACAAATTCTCAGCCGAACAACGTCACGCCTATAAAACAGTGGGAGGCGCACCTCACCTCGATGGTACTTATACGGTATTTGGGCAGGTTATCTCCGGAATGGATGTGGTAGACAAAATTGTGCAGGTTGAAACCGATCGGCGCTGGCGACCACTTGAAGATATTCGTATAAAACGGGTGCGAATCTTAAAATAATTCAGCCATTTCCATATTCTGCTTTAACCAGAGTGTTTTTAGCCCGGCTTTTTGAGCTGCCAACACATTCTTCTCCAGGTCGTCCACAAATAATGTTTCTTCCGGCTTCACTCCTGAAAGTACTATTACTTTTTCAAACGAACTGATCTCTGGTTTACGATCATGAATTTCATGCGAATAATAAACCGCTTTGAACAGATCAGGGAAGTCGATGCCGTGCGCTGCCTTAAATTCAATGAGTAGCCTGTCAATGTGAATCTGATTGGTATTGCTAAACAAGTAAATGTTATAGTTTTTTTTGAGCTCCTGCACTTTTTTTACACGGTATCCGGGAATGTCCAGAAGCATGGCATACCACGCATCATCAATCTGTTTATCGGTGAGTTCTTCGTTATTTAAAAGTCGTCTGATTCCTGCACGAAATTCAGCGGGAGTAATTTCCCCAACTTCAAAGTTGTAGAATACCGGATCGGCATACGCATTTTTGTGGTCTAAAACCTCTCCTTTACTCCCCAATTTCTGAAACGCTTTTATCGATGCATCAAAATCAAGATTCAATAAAACCCGCCCCATATCGAAAATGATATTTTTTATGTTTGAAAGATCTGCCTTCATTTCTTCAATTTAATTTCACTAAAATAAGCATTTGGGGAAAATCTTTTTTAACTTCATGTTAAACTTTAAAAATCACAGGAAATTCATTATTAATGAAAATTCAGGGGAAACATTATCATACGATTTGGGTAGATGAGAAAGATTCGGCGATAGTAAAGGTCATCGATCAGCGGAAACTGCCTTTTGTATTCGAAACTTTTTCGCTTCGTTCGGCCGATGACGCCTTTTTTGCCATAAAAGAAATGGTGGTTCGTGGTGCTCCGTTAATTGGAGTAACTGCCGCTTATGGTATGTACCTGGCGCTACTTCATCTAAAACAGGAAAACCGGGAGCAGGAGTTGAATGAAGTTGCCGGGTATTTAAAAACGTCGCGGCCAACGGCAGTAAACCTTGCTTTTGCTGTTGATGAAATGCTGGCGTTTATTCTTGCACAAAAGGAAGAAGCCGGACTTAAAGAAAAAGTACAGGCAAAAGCGGCAGCGTTAAAACAACTGGAGATAGAATACGGAGACAGCATTGGTGAGTACGGAGTGAAGTTAATTGAGGCGATCTACAAAGCAAAAGGAAGTACTGTAAATATTCTTACCCACTGTAATGCAGGCTGGTTGGCTTGTATTGATTGGGGAACCGCAACTGCCCCAATTTACAAAGCACATTTAAAAGGTATTCCTGTGCATGTTTGGGTAGATGAAACGAGGCCCCGAAACCAGGGAGCCAGACTAACCGCATACGAGTTGGGTGAGCAGGGAGTTTCGCATACAGTTATTCCTGACAATGCAGGAGGGCATTTTATGCAGCACGGTATGGTAGATATGGTAATTGTTGGAAGCGACCGCACCACCGTTACCGGCGATGTTGCCAACAAGATTGGAACCTATTTGAAAGCACTGGCTGCCCACGATAACAAGGTGCCATTTTATGTTGCACTGCCATCGAGTACGTTCGATTGGGAAATGCATGACGGTGTGAAGGAGATTCCAATTGAACAGCGAGCTGCCGATGAAGTTGCGGAAATTGAAGGTTGGCACAACAACGAAATTAAATCGGTACAATTAATACCTGAAAGCAGCGCCGTGGCAAATTATGGATTCGATGTTACACCGGCGCGGTTGGTAAGCGGATTAATTTCAGAGCGGGGTATTTGTAAAGCGAATAAAGAGAGTATTTTAGAATTATATCCGGAAAAAAACAGATAGTACTATGAAAAAGATTGCGATAATTGGTGGTTCCGGTCTGGAAGATCCAGCCATTCTGAAAGATGTGAATGAAATAACAGTTGACACCCCTTATGGTGCACCTTCGTCGACTTTTAAATGTGGTAAAATAGATGGCGTTGATGTGGTGATATTATCCCGACATGGCCGCGATCATTCTATTCCTCCAACCCTGGTGAACAACCGGGCCAATATTTGGGCGATTAAGCATCTTGGCTGTTCCTGTATTATTGCAACAACGGCCTGCGGAAGTTTGCGGCTCGAGATTGGAAGGGGAGAGATTGTTTTTCCTCATCAGTTTATTGATTTTACGCGTTTCAGAAAATCTACTTTTGTTGAAAGTTTTGAAAACGGAAACCTGGATCATCCTGCTATGTCGGAACCATTCAGTTGGAAATTAAGGCAACGACTCATAGAGAATGCCAAAGAACTGGACCTGGGATTTCACAAAACAGGAACGGTAATTACAATTGAAGGTCCCCGGTTTTCGACAAGAGCAGAATCGAATATGTTCCGAATTTGGGGAGCAGATGTAATAAACATGTCTACCGCGCCTGAATGTGCATTGGCAAATGAGGTAAACCTTCCGTATGCTGCCATTGCATTAAGTACAGACTACGATAGCTGGAATATTGATGAGGCACCGGTAACCTGGGAGGAAGTGCTTAAAGTATTTAACGAAAATGTGGAAAATGTAATTCAGTTGCTTGCAAATACCATCGCGTCGTTTAAAAAAGAGTAAACTTTGAAGGGTGAAATTGTGTTTTTGGCATAGCATTTGTATTCCTTAATGCAACTGTTTCAAAGCCATGAAACGCAGTTTTTTAACCGTTCAGTTAGTTTAAATAATTCATGCCAACCTTCATTGTTTGGCTATTCAGTTTCCGGCGGCATCTCTTCACAGAGGCGCCGCTTTTTATTTTGTAACTTCGCAAAATTCTTCACTGGCTTTTTCCCAAAAGCCACCGGAAAGTTCTTTGTTGGTTAATAAAGTTCAGGGATTTTGCATGATGAGAAAGAAATCCTAATCCTGATATTTAAACGATACTTTCATTTTAATACGGTAGCATTCTATCTCTCCTTCGGTAATGTGCATATCCATTTGGCACACTTCCGCAATTCTTAGGTCGCGTAATGATTTTGATGCCATGCTTATGGCATTTTGAGCTGCTTTTTCCCACGAAACAGAGCTGCTCCCCACAAGTTCAATAACTTTGTACACACTATTAGGCATAACGTTTCAGTTTTTTGGTTAATAATTTTAAAGGTTCTTTTTTGTACGAAGCATGCAGTAAAATAGTTGTGTACGTATACCATTATTTTCCGCAACCTTTTAAAGCCACTGAGGGAGTAGATTACAGGGGGCTAAGAATGTATTGATAAAATCAGTTTAAAATAAATAAGCGGCCTGCTATAATGAGCAACAGAAGAACAAGGACAATTATATTTACAACCAGCTCATTTGTTTCTTTTCGCTTATAGTGAAGCAAGGTAGCCAGTACCATAATAATTGTGAGACCGATGGCAGAGAGAGGTATAAGAATATCGAACACAGAATAAACACCGGGGAGAAATAGGCCTAGTCCTCCAAGCACTTCAAAAGTACCAACCAGTTTTAACCGTTTTTCCGGGTAATTATCAATCCACTCAAAAACTTTCTCAAGTTTGTCTTTGTCTAAAACCAGTTTAAGTGAACCGGAAGTAAGAAAGAGAGCTGCCAAAATAATTTGTATAATCCAGAGTGCGATATTCATAAGAAAGTTTTTATAATTAACGGATAATTGTTGTTTTGGTTATTATAAAAAAATGTACTCTCAATAGTAACTCAATATCAGCCAAATTGTTGTGTTTTCCTGTTAACGTGGTCTAATAACAGTAAACTCGCTGATTTCAATTAGCTGCCTGTGTAATTACTTTCTGTAAACCCAGACTTCCGATCCCGGATTGTCTTTCATATATTTCGTTTTGGCCGAATCTGCTTCACTAAAGGAGTTATAGCTTGCAATACCAACAATAAAAAAACGACCTTTTTTGCCTACATGGAAAGCTTCGTATCCTTTTTGCTGAAGCTCAAACAGGTAGTTGTCAGCATTTTCTTTTACCGAGAAACTTCCTCCAACCAGGTAGTATCTTACTAAATTTTGTTCCTGAGGCAATGTTTCAACTGGCTCTGGTATGTTTTTAATACTATCAATAGTTAAAGTTGTATCTTCAATAGTAGTCGTTATTGATGTGGAATCGCTTGCAAAAGTGTCAACTGTGGCAGGCTCTTGTGCAAGCGGTTGTTCTTCGGTTGGAACAGGAGTAATTGTTGCTTCTTTGTCCTCACTATCATCGTTAAAGCCTTTTGTGAAAACAAATACAGTTACGGCAATTAACGGAATAAAAATAAGCAGTAACAACCAGGCCTTCGATTTTTTCTTCTCTTCTTTTTCTTCAGAAGGGGCGGTTACTTGTGGTTTTTGTGTTGGCGGTTCTTCTCCTGTTTCCGTTTCTTCTTGTACCGATTCTTCTTTTTGTGGTGCTTGCTGAATAGCTTCTTCCGGTTTTTCTGTTTCAGTGATTTCAGGCTCACTTTCTGGTTCCTGTTCTTCTACCGGCACTTCTTCCGGTTTTGGATCGCTAATTGACATCGGTTCTAAACCAAAAGAATCGAGAAGCATGTTTTCTTCTTCCGAAGCCAGAAAATCGATTTTGCCCTGTTCGTTGTACGAAAGTGTTCCAACTCTTTCAAGTTCAACTTTATCTCCCTTATCGAGTTTAAACAAAATATCTTCCCGCTCTTTTTCAATCCTAACCAACGCCTCGAAATGCGAAATATGAAGCTTTTCGGCAATTTGCCCAACCAGTAGCCCGTCGTTGTTTTTCAATAAAGGATTAAAGGAAACGGTTTTTGAAGGCGGTTTAATTTTGTCGCTGTCATCGCTGATTTCTGCCGGGCGGTATTCCGAAACAAAGGCACCCAAACCGGGAATGATTACAATTTCGTTTTGTAACAGTAGCGTATATATTTCTTTTCCGAAGCTCACTTGAATAAATTTAGATGGTAAAATTACAAAACCTACACTAAACTGCAATTGCTCTAAAATTAAGTTTATACAAAAGGCTGTTGTGCAATTGGGTAAGCAGTGGAATTCTGTTGCAATTTTTCCTACTTTTACAGCTCAAATCAAAAAAAAACATGGCAAAAAAGATTTTAGTTACAGGCGGAACCGGATACATTGGTTCGCATACAGTTGTTGAGTTGCAAGAGTCGGGTTACGATGTTGTTGTAGTCGACGACCTATCGAATTCAAGTATCGATGTACTTGATAATATTGAGAAGATTACTGGTAAAAAGCCGGAATTCGAGCAGTTTAATTTAGCTGATAAAGAAAAAACAGTCGACTTTTTTAAACGCAATAAAGGAATTGAGGCCATTATTCATTTTGCAGCATTTAAA comes from uncultured Draconibacterium sp. and encodes:
- a CDS encoding phosphopantetheine-binding protein, yielding MEAETVTEKSLRRNLYRVLRKTGVTRENICLSASFYEDLNFDNIDWTIFTHYLERIFDIRIKDENLNSFSNVNDTLLYLRGELVYSSN
- a CDS encoding GNAT family protein — its product is MEHIRVNPKIRLEQVNTSMAEIIFLTIDRDREFLKKWLPFVNYTSKVEDTKAFIESITRKDNKGDLVYSIWHNEEFAGLIGFKDTDWVNRKTELGYWLAENMQGRGIIIACVEKLIRFAFQKQKMNRIQIKVAEENLPSEKIPVKLGFIYEGTERQGEHHQKGYVNLKIYSKLKHEIPE
- a CDS encoding peptidylprolyl isomerase — its product is MKKRACNNFIKRKMIIGELPELQLKINNNKRMKLIVLILIAFVGAGISCSNAKQKDENSLVLIKTDFGDIKVKLYDDTPEHKKNFLKLVDEGYYEGLLFHRVIKNFMVQGGDPDSKDVAPGHRLGGGNPGYTIPAEILPQHIHKKGALAAARRGGPSNPEKRSSGSQFYIVHGELFTPGKLDTMEMMMNSRAKNDFLQEKFAKAKAELDEFRKNNDQDGFNIFVSELREKADSAWAYQPQFSFTEEQRELYTTIGGYPSLDGEYTVFGEVVEGLDVLDKIAALETDQYDRPKTDIKMEVERTK
- a CDS encoding peptidylprolyl isomerase; amino-acid sequence: MVRTGLIVVLICLLGITVSGQSRIVEISTNYGDMQFRLYDDTPKHRNAFIELANQGYYDGTLFYRVIENFLIQGGSKSSRNAPPGKRIGYGDPDKTVDDEILPHYFHKKGSLCAPRQPDEVNPFKQSDISQFFVIKGSVHTEGELDTMEMAVNVPIRKKIVQKYMTPEVREQLKQLKEEKKVKEFRELANEVKANIETDYSLEPGVLEFSEAQREAYTTVGGYPELDGKYTIFGECISGFDVIDKIAALKTDSNNRPYTDVKIKVTVIK
- a CDS encoding peptidylprolyl isomerase, whose product is MMNKNVLFILILALLFNACGNNEKKQAGKESETGIKQETTADKELDIWNSLMPSIAKIDSYDEDRILESGQGFFVGEDLLVTKYSLVNQATNVKVQPFNEVKKYTARRFVAFDRINDLIVLKVDSITRKPIELQKDTLPNFAKSMYVAPKTGKTLQLFTGKVLNLANIKGTRLYRITNRIRTSQFGAPIFVSTGKVIGVAYSGTVNYEMQSFAIPSEFILDMLQKKYATPQPLELLKNTSNEKIAAENRKIKGLVLETDAGNITIKLFNETPEYRDNFIRLAKEHYFDSLLIHRVIKDFGIQSGAADTRYAEPGANVGWKGPGYTIPAHIVPGLYHKRGMIGSPRKPDTKNQRRRSDGSQFYIVSGRKYFDKGLDELEEANNYKFSAEQRHAYKTVGGAPHLDGTYTVFGQVISGMDVVDKIVQVETDRRWRPLEDIRIKRVRILK
- a CDS encoding HAD family phosphatase, producing the protein MKADLSNIKNIIFDMGRVLLNLDFDASIKAFQKLGSKGEVLDHKNAYADPVFYNFEVGEITPAEFRAGIRRLLNNEELTDKQIDDAWYAMLLDIPGYRVKKVQELKKNYNIYLFSNTNQIHIDRLLIEFKAAHGIDFPDLFKAVYYSHEIHDRKPEISSFEKVIVLSGVKPEETLFVDDLEKNVLAAQKAGLKTLWLKQNMEMAELF
- the mtnA gene encoding S-methyl-5-thioribose-1-phosphate isomerase codes for the protein MKIQGKHYHTIWVDEKDSAIVKVIDQRKLPFVFETFSLRSADDAFFAIKEMVVRGAPLIGVTAAYGMYLALLHLKQENREQELNEVAGYLKTSRPTAVNLAFAVDEMLAFILAQKEEAGLKEKVQAKAAALKQLEIEYGDSIGEYGVKLIEAIYKAKGSTVNILTHCNAGWLACIDWGTATAPIYKAHLKGIPVHVWVDETRPRNQGARLTAYELGEQGVSHTVIPDNAGGHFMQHGMVDMVIVGSDRTTVTGDVANKIGTYLKALAAHDNKVPFYVALPSSTFDWEMHDGVKEIPIEQRAADEVAEIEGWHNNEIKSVQLIPESSAVANYGFDVTPARLVSGLISERGICKANKESILELYPEKNR
- the mtnP gene encoding S-methyl-5'-thioadenosine phosphorylase, with protein sequence MKKIAIIGGSGLEDPAILKDVNEITVDTPYGAPSSTFKCGKIDGVDVVILSRHGRDHSIPPTLVNNRANIWAIKHLGCSCIIATTACGSLRLEIGRGEIVFPHQFIDFTRFRKSTFVESFENGNLDHPAMSEPFSWKLRQRLIENAKELDLGFHKTGTVITIEGPRFSTRAESNMFRIWGADVINMSTAPECALANEVNLPYAAIALSTDYDSWNIDEAPVTWEEVLKVFNENVENVIQLLANTIASFKKE
- a CDS encoding dodecin family protein codes for the protein MPNSVYKVIELVGSSSVSWEKAAQNAISMASKSLRDLRIAEVCQMDMHITEGEIECYRIKMKVSFKYQD
- a CDS encoding DoxX family protein — encoded protein: MNIALWIIQIILAALFLTSGSLKLVLDKDKLEKVFEWIDNYPEKRLKLVGTFEVLGGLGLFLPGVYSVFDILIPLSAIGLTIIMVLATLLHYKRKETNELVVNIIVLVLLLLIIAGRLFILN
- a CDS encoding SPOR domain-containing protein — encoded protein: MSFGKEIYTLLLQNEIVIIPGLGAFVSEYRPAEISDDSDKIKPPSKTVSFNPLLKNNDGLLVGQIAEKLHISHFEALVRIEKEREDILFKLDKGDKVELERVGTLSYNEQGKIDFLASEEENMLLDSFGLEPMSISDPKPEEVPVEEQEPESEPEITETEKPEEAIQQAPQKEESVQEETETGEEPPTQKPQVTAPSEEKEEKKKSKAWLLLLIFIPLIAVTVFVFTKGFNDDSEDKEATITPVPTEEQPLAQEPATVDTFASDSTSITTTIEDTTLTIDSIKNIPEPVETLPQEQNLVRYYLVGGSFSVKENADNYLFELQQKGYEAFHVGKKGRFFIVGIASYNSFSEADSAKTKYMKDNPGSEVWVYRK